One Bos indicus isolate NIAB-ARS_2022 breed Sahiwal x Tharparkar chromosome 10, NIAB-ARS_B.indTharparkar_mat_pri_1.0, whole genome shotgun sequence DNA window includes the following coding sequences:
- the LOC109564481 gene encoding large ribosomal subunit protein eL39-like, producing the protein MSSHKTFRIKRFLAKKQKQNRPIPQWIRMKTGNKIRYNSKRGHWRRTKLGL; encoded by the coding sequence ATGTCTTCTCACAAGACTTTCAGGATCAAGCGATTCCTggccaagaaacaaaagcagaatcgTCCCATTCCTCAatggattcgaatgaaaactggcAATAAAATCAGGTACAACTCCAAGAGAGGACATTGGAGAAGAACCAAACTGGGTCTATAA